One window of the Dendropsophus ebraccatus isolate aDenEbr1 chromosome 12, aDenEbr1.pat, whole genome shotgun sequence genome contains the following:
- the ZMYND12 gene encoding zinc finger MYND domain-containing protein 12: MANVNPLSNPKGVKLQCELCRSPAYIQCTACKVTYYCDVEHQRADWISIHEKICQLLIPIRTPVPFLNSAAERSHSMEQLVQRKKHLIELTTKEAQRLLFDGRHVDVIPAATHSLSFSVDVYGLTSVELVPVYLILAEANIGLGHLTQAEEYLSHAYWTVLKTTDCGNSIRSKLHRNLGLLYSAKGEFEESLRHLSNDIYFASTVSGPSHISTSGGFFHMANIFFRQNKMDIADSLYSEVTDIWRTHLSRLVEVQIQASLRSGPVWFDDAQREYLDENQEAEALQILSAIYDIREQAPKKEPTKMAKILHTLTMLYFLSTDFQKAGEWGKKLLSVTEQLPKDDESENIAVLIENVQRKLKSKQDTYQRDT, translated from the exons TGATGTGGAGCACCAGCGGGCGGACTGGATAAGTATTCACGAGAAGATATGCCAACTGCTGATCCCCATCCGTACACCAGTCCCCTTCCTCAATTCTGCAGCAGAAAGATCGCATTCTATGGAGCAGTTAGTGCAGAGAAAG AAACATCTAATTGAACTGACCACTAAGGAAGCTCAGAGACTCCTGTTTGATGGCCGCCACGTGGACGTGATTCCGGCAGCCACCCATTCGCTGTCTTTCAGTGTGGACGTGTATGGGCTGACATCTGTGGAGTTAGTGCCAGTCTACCTTATCCTCGCTGAAGCCAACATTG GTCTCGGGCATCTGACCCAGGCAGAAGAATATCTCTCCCATGCCTACTGGACAGTACTGAAGACTACAGACTGCGGCAATTCTATCAGGTCCAAACTGCACCGCAACCTAGGACTGCTCTACTCAGCCAAGGGGGAATTTGAGGAGTCACTCCGACACCTGTCTAATGAC ATTTATTTTGCAAGTACAGTCTCAGGACCAAGTCATATCAGCACATCCGGAGGATTCTTCCACATGGCCAATATATTTTTTCGGCAGAATAAAATGGATATTGCTGATTCCCTCTATTCTGAG GTCACTGATATATGGCGCACTCATCTCAGCAGACTGGTGGAGGTTCAGATACAAGCGTCATTGAGAAGCGGCCCCGTATGGTTTGATGACGCTCAACGGGAATATTTAG ATGAAAACCAAGAAGCTGAAGCACTCCAGATACTCAGCGCTATATATGACATCAGAGAACAGGCCCCAAAGAAAGAACCCACCAAGATGGCGAAGATCCTCCATACTCTGACTATGCTGTACTTCCTCAGCACGGATTTCCAGAAA gcCGGGGAATGGGGAAAGAAACTACTTTCAGTCACTGAACAGCTACCAAAGGACGATGAATCAGAGAACATCGCAGTTTTAATAGAGAACGTTCAGAGAAAATTAAAGAGCAAGCAAGACACTTACCAGCGAGACACCTAA